One segment of Brassica napus cultivar Da-Ae chromosome C3, Da-Ae, whole genome shotgun sequence DNA contains the following:
- the LOC106451842 gene encoding vacuolar protein sorting-associated protein 29 yields the protein MVLVLALGDLHVPHRAADLPPKFKSMLVPGKIQHIICTGNLCIKEIHDYLKTICPDLHIVRGEFDEDARYSETKTLTIGQFKLGLCHGHQVIPWGDLDSLAMLQRQLDVDILVTGHTHQFTAYKHEGGVVINPGSATGAYSSINQDVNPSFVLMDIDGLRVVVYVYELIDGEVKVDKIDFKKASTSTSAP from the exons ATGGTGTTGGTATTGGCATTGGGGGATCTTCATGTACCCCATAGAGCGGCTGATCTACCCCCAAAGTTCAAATCCATGCTTGTTCCTGGCAAGATTCAACACATCATCTGCACTGGAAACCTCTGCATCAAA GAAATCCATGACTACTTGAAGACTATCTGCCCTGATTTGCATATAGTTCGAGGTGAGTTTGACGAAGATGCACGATACTCTGAGACTAAAACTTTGACTATTGGCCAATTCAAGCTGGGACTGTGCCACGGCCACCag GTGATCCCATGGGGTGATTTAGACTCACTAGCCATGCTTCAGAGACAGCTCGACGTGGACATACTTGTAACAGGACATACCCACCAGTTCACAGCCTACAAACACGAGGGAGGAGTTGTCATAAACCCGGGCTCTGCGACTGGAGCTTATAGCAGTATAAACCAAGATGTTAACCCCAGCTTTGTTCTTATGGATATCGATGGTCTTCGAGTTGTGGTCTATGTCTATGAGCTCATCGATGGCGAGGTTAAAGTCGACAAGATCGATTTTAAGAAGGCCTCCACTTCCACTTCTGCTCCTTAG